A DNA window from Halorubrum sp. DM2 contains the following coding sequences:
- a CDS encoding ABC transporter permease, protein MSDREKYSWLSQIVGEPGLTESVSVDRIVSAVASYGMWVLTIGVIVFLWLPLSQIIVLSFTENSVLFPLGGVTLQNYVSLFTNEGLLMAARQSAFVATVSASIAALIGVPMGFAITRHTFRGRSILRGLVIVPLLMPGIIMGISILILFRVAGLPSGFFATVLTHSVYGLPFIVLPVIARLAVFDRKLEEGARDLGAGSRSVLTDVTLPIISPAIAAGFIFAWLRSFEDFIRVFFVGGTMDALTKEMYGMVVYSQGTEAMDPMATIIVLIVSIALAVAINFRDILEYV, encoded by the coding sequence ATGTCAGACCGTGAAAAATACAGTTGGCTGTCGCAGATCGTCGGCGAACCCGGGCTCACGGAGAGCGTTTCCGTAGACCGGATCGTTTCCGCAGTCGCATCGTACGGTATGTGGGTGTTGACGATCGGGGTCATCGTGTTCCTCTGGCTCCCGCTCTCGCAGATCATCGTGCTCTCGTTCACGGAGAACTCCGTACTGTTCCCCCTCGGGGGGGTTACCCTCCAGAACTACGTCAGCCTGTTCACTAACGAGGGGCTCCTGATGGCAGCCAGACAGAGCGCGTTCGTGGCGACTGTATCGGCGTCAATCGCAGCGCTGATCGGCGTCCCAATGGGGTTCGCGATTACACGGCACACCTTCCGCGGTAGGTCGATACTCAGGGGGCTCGTTATCGTCCCGCTGTTGATGCCGGGGATCATCATGGGGATCTCGATCCTCATTCTGTTCCGCGTCGCCGGGCTGCCGTCCGGATTCTTTGCGACCGTGCTTACTCACTCCGTGTACGGGCTCCCGTTTATCGTCTTGCCCGTAATCGCCAGACTTGCGGTTTTTGACCGCAAACTTGAGGAGGGGGCGCGCGACCTCGGTGCGGGCAGTCGAAGCGTGCTGACAGACGTCACTCTCCCGATCATCTCGCCCGCGATCGCGGCCGGCTTCATCTTCGCATGGCTCCGTTCGTTCGAGGACTTCATTCGCGTCTTCTTCGTCGGCGGGACCATGGATGCGCTGACTAAAGAGATGTACGGGATGGTGGTGTACTCTCAAGGCACCGAGGCGATGGACCCGATGGCGACGATTATTGTGCTTATTGTCAGCATTGCGCTCGCCGTCGCGATCAACTTCCGGGACATTCTCGAGTACGTGTAG
- a CDS encoding EamA family transporter, translating to MTIPSLGSLVGLTLAIVAAVLLAVQNLCIRIGTDSGNTSDAVIVVMSVNLGLIGPLTAVLYYPDYGLSAVAVGAFATAGIVGLVLGRVCMFAGINRIGASRTTPIVSASTLVSTVLAVRLFDETLTLPHLAGIFCIVGGVAGIVWLTASTDRPQDSLREVGALLLLPVSAAVFTGVEPLLLRVGLDTGTPILVGLSVMMLTAFIGYTGYRTLHENALPRLFENPQMRWYAGAGLASTIGLLAYFGAIASAPVVVAIPIIHTAPLIVIALSIVLLPQHLEQITWRLVLAAVFVVTGASLVTFSG from the coding sequence ATGACAATACCATCACTCGGTTCTCTGGTTGGACTCACGCTAGCAATCGTTGCTGCCGTTTTATTGGCAGTACAGAACCTCTGTATACGGATCGGAACAGATTCGGGCAATACTAGCGACGCAGTCATCGTCGTGATGAGCGTTAACCTCGGTCTCATCGGGCCCTTAACTGCTGTTCTCTACTATCCGGACTACGGACTCTCGGCGGTCGCAGTCGGAGCGTTCGCCACGGCGGGAATCGTTGGCCTCGTGTTAGGACGCGTTTGTATGTTTGCGGGAATTAACCGGATCGGCGCAAGTCGAACGACTCCGATCGTGTCGGCCTCAACGCTCGTATCCACTGTGCTGGCGGTTCGGTTGTTTGATGAAACGCTGACACTGCCTCACCTTGCTGGTATCTTTTGTATCGTCGGTGGGGTCGCCGGCATTGTATGGCTGACTGCCTCTACCGATCGACCCCAAGACTCGCTGCGGGAGGTGGGGGCGTTACTACTGCTGCCGGTGAGTGCTGCGGTGTTCACTGGCGTCGAGCCATTACTCCTTAGGGTCGGGCTTGATACGGGGACACCGATTCTCGTCGGACTCAGTGTCATGATGCTCACGGCATTTATCGGATACACTGGCTATCGAACGCTACACGAGAATGCTCTGCCGAGGCTGTTTGAGAATCCGCAGATGAGGTGGTACGCCGGTGCCGGACTGGCAAGCACGATCGGATTACTTGCGTACTTCGGAGCAATCGCTTCCGCCCCGGTGGTAGTCGCGATCCCGATCATCCATACCGCTCCGCTGATCGTCATCGCGTTATCCATCGTCCTTCTTCCACAACACCTTGAGCAAATCACCTGGCGACTTGTCTTGGCCGCGGTGTTCGTCGTGACGGGTGCCTCCCTTGTCACGTTTTCAGGGTGA
- a CDS encoding LysE family transporter, which produces MVTTAFVHGLTLSVGLIAAVGPQNVFVFQQGATQPRLRRSLPTVLTAGVADTVLILGGVLGVSAVVIEFAWLQTVLLGSGVVFLIYVGWTLLSAPATALDSQDETRLGVREQVGFTASVSLLNPHAILDTIGVIGTNALAYASPGRWAFTAACLLVSWAWFLGLAAGGRLLGSSVLSDDRLRYLNVISAGVIWIVALYMAWRLLALVGVR; this is translated from the coding sequence ATGGTTACGACAGCGTTCGTCCACGGACTCACGCTCTCCGTGGGACTGATCGCCGCCGTCGGGCCACAGAACGTGTTCGTGTTCCAGCAGGGCGCGACCCAGCCCCGACTTCGCCGCTCGCTGCCGACCGTCCTCACCGCCGGGGTGGCAGACACCGTCCTCATTCTGGGTGGAGTTCTCGGCGTCTCCGCCGTGGTGATCGAGTTCGCGTGGCTTCAGACGGTCCTCCTCGGCAGCGGGGTGGTGTTTCTGATCTACGTCGGGTGGACGCTCCTTTCGGCCCCTGCCACGGCTCTCGACTCGCAAGACGAGACGCGTCTGGGCGTTCGTGAACAGGTCGGGTTCACCGCGTCCGTGTCGTTGCTCAATCCGCACGCGATTCTGGACACGATCGGGGTGATCGGAACGAACGCGCTGGCGTACGCGTCGCCCGGCCGGTGGGCGTTCACCGCGGCGTGTCTCCTCGTCTCGTGGGCGTGGTTTCTCGGACTGGCGGCCGGTGGTCGACTCCTCGGGAGTTCCGTTCTGTCCGACGACCGACTTCGGTATCTCAACGTGATTTCAGCGGGGGTGATCTGGATCGTGGCGCTCTACATGGCGTGGCGGCTTCTCGCACTCGTCGGCGTCCGGTGA
- a CDS encoding methyl-accepting chemotaxis protein encodes MAAVTQNDQLQAAETASDGDFWRHTFEQFIAELPEAAFVVDAAGDITQWNETTAELLGLPASEAVGMNAYDVFGTEGKDETLAEEVVRTGTAIREDEFRSAERPDGTQAHARAIGTPIQTPTGEVVGAVELLFDVTTVVEQRETLSDLQEELSDNVETSMAQLGESTSEVADRSNEITQLVSEQAAELESTQSDVSGFSATVEEIASSAEEVSTQSAESRELAEDSVETADEVIDQVDDTAEKSATVADDVAELKGEIEQVEELVGVINDIAEQTNMLALNANIEAARNDSDGFAVVADEVKNLANRSQDQADEIEEIVTRIKAKATRTTDEVEAANDEIQSARDDIQGVLENQKQILKAVEQTESGISEIAAATDEQASVAEEISSAVDDVSDRAHVVSDEIEEIADENESQTEMVTRLTREVEDIDRQLANVMSRSV; translated from the coding sequence ATGGCCGCAGTTACACAGAACGACCAGCTCCAAGCCGCGGAGACGGCGTCAGACGGGGATTTCTGGCGACATACCTTCGAACAGTTCATCGCAGAGCTTCCCGAAGCAGCGTTCGTCGTCGACGCCGCCGGCGACATCACCCAATGGAACGAGACAACGGCCGAGCTCCTCGGGCTTCCCGCAAGCGAGGCCGTCGGTATGAACGCGTACGACGTGTTCGGTACCGAGGGCAAAGACGAGACGCTCGCCGAGGAAGTCGTCCGTACCGGCACCGCCATCCGCGAAGACGAGTTCCGATCCGCAGAGCGGCCTGACGGGACGCAAGCGCATGCCCGCGCCATCGGAACGCCCATCCAGACGCCAACCGGAGAAGTCGTCGGGGCAGTCGAGCTGCTCTTTGACGTCACCACCGTCGTCGAACAGCGAGAGACGCTGTCGGACCTGCAAGAAGAGCTCTCGGACAACGTGGAGACATCGATGGCGCAGCTGGGCGAGTCGACCTCCGAAGTCGCGGATCGATCGAACGAGATCACCCAGCTTGTCTCCGAACAAGCGGCCGAACTCGAAAGCACCCAAAGCGACGTCTCCGGGTTCAGCGCAACCGTCGAAGAGATCGCCTCCAGCGCCGAGGAGGTCAGCACCCAAAGCGCCGAATCAAGGGAACTCGCGGAAGACTCCGTCGAGACCGCCGACGAGGTCATCGATCAGGTCGACGACACGGCTGAGAAGTCGGCAACGGTTGCGGACGACGTCGCGGAACTGAAAGGCGAGATCGAACAGGTCGAAGAGCTCGTCGGCGTGATCAACGATATCGCCGAGCAGACGAACATGCTCGCGTTGAACGCCAACATCGAGGCGGCACGCAACGACAGCGACGGCTTCGCCGTCGTCGCGGACGAGGTGAAGAACTTAGCGAATCGGTCGCAAGACCAAGCCGACGAGATTGAAGAGATCGTCACGAGGATCAAAGCGAAGGCGACCCGAACAACCGACGAGGTAGAGGCGGCCAACGACGAGATCCAGTCCGCAAGAGACGACATCCAGGGCGTCCTCGAAAACCAGAAGCAAATTCTGAAGGCGGTCGAACAGACCGAAAGCGGGATCAGCGAGATCGCAGCCGCAACGGACGAACAGGCGAGCGTGGCCGAAGAGATTTCGAGCGCCGTCGACGACGTCTCCGACCGGGCACACGTTGTCAGCGACGAGATCGAAGAGATCGCGGACGAAAACGAGAGCCAGACCGAGATGGTGACCCGTCTCACTCGGGAGGTCGAAGACATCGACCGGCAGCTCGCGAACGTGATGAGCCGGTCAGTCTGA
- a CDS encoding winged helix-turn-helix domain-containing protein translates to MDEDEDTVLAILDDEYARAILAHLTIEPMSVDELCTACEMSDATAYRRLSRLQDADLVTEQQEIDPDGHHYKRYVATVETVTVTFGDGGYEVAVTRSKTDPADRFTDLFEGLS, encoded by the coding sequence ATGGACGAGGACGAGGATACCGTCTTGGCGATACTCGACGACGAGTACGCCCGAGCGATCCTCGCTCACCTCACAATTGAACCGATGTCAGTCGATGAACTCTGTACGGCCTGTGAGATGTCCGACGCGACGGCGTACCGCCGTCTCAGTCGGTTACAGGACGCAGACCTCGTGACCGAACAACAGGAGATCGACCCCGACGGCCATCACTATAAACGGTATGTAGCGACGGTCGAGACTGTCACCGTCACGTTCGGTGATGGAGGCTACGAAGTAGCAGTGACGCGCTCGAAAACCGATCCTGCCGACCGCTTCACAGATCTGTTCGAGGGGTTGTCCTGA
- a CDS encoding type II CAAX endopeptidase family protein: MLTFILLGILQTAIRARFEHPVRELLELTGIGVILIGAILLSARVIDRRPVSEFGLSLDREWWHSFVVGGLVATAINGGALVVSLGAGWATFVGVMRGSGDLPFVPAMMVVFAYLALAATWEEFIFRGAMLKNLAEGSNGFVSQWIAVGLAVTLSTLVFAFLHGGKITNPSHYGYYLIAGLVISGVYVLTGELALSIGFHVFYNFTQSAIFGLGHSQQTPELFAVDIVGPSRWIGEEGLVFVGFAVLGGLVLMAYIYWRDGSLQLDDRVTSYVGQ; the protein is encoded by the coding sequence GTGCTAACCTTCATTCTCCTCGGAATCCTTCAGACTGCGATCCGAGCTAGGTTCGAGCATCCCGTCCGAGAACTGCTTGAATTGACTGGTATTGGCGTCATTCTCATCGGTGCAATTCTTCTCAGTGCACGAGTCATTGATCGACGCCCGGTGAGTGAGTTCGGACTCTCGCTTGACCGAGAGTGGTGGCACTCATTCGTTGTTGGTGGGCTCGTCGCCACCGCAATCAACGGTGGGGCACTCGTAGTGTCTCTCGGTGCTGGTTGGGCTACGTTCGTGGGTGTGATGCGCGGTTCCGGCGATCTTCCGTTCGTACCTGCGATGATGGTCGTGTTCGCGTATCTCGCGCTCGCGGCCACGTGGGAAGAGTTCATCTTTCGTGGTGCGATGTTGAAGAACCTTGCCGAGGGATCGAACGGGTTCGTCTCCCAGTGGATAGCCGTTGGCCTCGCAGTGACTCTCAGCACGCTTGTGTTTGCGTTTCTACACGGCGGGAAAATAACGAATCCCAGCCACTACGGGTACTACCTAATTGCAGGATTAGTAATAAGTGGCGTATACGTGCTAACCGGAGAACTCGCACTCAGCATCGGCTTTCACGTGTTCTACAATTTCACTCAAAGCGCGATATTCGGACTGGGACATTCACAGCAGACGCCGGAGCTTTTCGCCGTCGACATCGTCGGCCCATCGCGCTGGATCGGAGAGGAGGGACTCGTCTTTGTCGGCTTCGCCGTTCTCGGCGGCCTCGTACTGATGGCGTATATCTACTGGCGCGACGGGTCACTCCAACTGGACGATCGCGTAACCAGCTACGTTGGACAGTAA
- a CDS encoding helix-turn-helix domain-containing protein — protein sequence MPTAFPYRTPVDHTPHERTNVVVDDDQPSDILQTVSSDTAQQILATLDGEPATTSDIAEAVDTSIQNAKYHIEHLCEANIVEPVDTWYSRKGTEMTVYALSVEEIVVQLGGSISETQP from the coding sequence ATGCCAACTGCATTCCCGTACCGCACTCCTGTCGATCACACGCCGCATGAACGGACGAACGTCGTCGTTGACGATGATCAACCGAGTGATATACTCCAGACGGTCTCCTCGGACACTGCACAGCAGATACTGGCGACGCTTGACGGCGAACCAGCAACAACATCAGACATCGCTGAAGCTGTCGACACGTCCATCCAGAACGCTAAGTATCATATAGAGCACCTCTGTGAAGCTAACATCGTCGAGCCCGTCGATACGTGGTACTCCAGAAAAGGGACAGAGATGACGGTCTACGCACTCTCCGTTGAAGAGATAGTCGTTCAGTTAGGAGGCTCTATCTCAGAAACGCAACCGTGA
- a CDS encoding arginase family protein: protein MFPGATTDRETASYVVVGAPLDATTTFQPGTRFGPDRVRRFAETYDDYDRRTESRFSALGVADAGDVRPWDDVPAYLDHLAAELRSVGYDDAVPLLVGGEHTVTYAGVDAVDPDTLVVCDAHLDLRSDYDGTPWNHACVTRRCLDDLGVDRAVIVGARTGSEAEWDRAADADVEVVSPEDARAWIDALDGDGSGDGHGGPFDADGSVYCSVDIDALDPAYAPGTGTMEPFGLDPREVRDLVRAVAPRADGFDIVEVNDRDDGQAAALGGKLLREFVFSHADTTR from the coding sequence ATGTTCCCCGGAGCGACGACGGACCGCGAAACTGCTTCCTACGTGGTCGTCGGCGCTCCGCTCGACGCCACGACCACTTTTCAGCCGGGCACCCGGTTCGGACCGGACCGGGTCCGGCGATTCGCCGAGACGTACGACGACTATGACCGCCGCACCGAGAGCCGCTTCTCCGCGCTCGGCGTCGCCGACGCGGGCGACGTGCGCCCGTGGGACGACGTGCCGGCGTACCTCGACCACCTCGCCGCCGAACTGCGTAGCGTCGGCTACGACGACGCCGTCCCCCTGCTCGTCGGCGGTGAACACACCGTCACCTACGCGGGCGTCGACGCCGTCGACCCCGACACCCTCGTCGTCTGCGACGCCCACCTCGACCTCCGGAGCGACTACGACGGGACCCCGTGGAACCACGCCTGCGTCACGCGCCGGTGTCTCGACGACCTCGGCGTCGACCGCGCCGTGATCGTCGGCGCGCGGACCGGCTCCGAGGCGGAGTGGGACCGCGCGGCCGACGCCGACGTCGAGGTCGTCTCGCCCGAGGATGCGAGGGCGTGGATCGACGCGCTCGACGGGGACGGATCGGGAGACGGACACGGAGGACCGTTCGACGCCGACGGCTCCGTCTACTGCTCGGTCGATATCGACGCCCTCGACCCTGCCTACGCCCCCGGAACCGGAACGATGGAGCCGTTCGGCCTGGACCCCCGCGAGGTCCGCGACCTCGTCCGAGCGGTCGCGCCCCGCGCGGACGGGTTCGACATCGTCGAGGTCAACGACCGGGACGACGGGCAGGCGGCGGCGCTGGGCGGAAAGCTGCTCCGGGAGTTCGTCTTCTCGCACGCGGACACGACGCGCTGA
- a CDS encoding translation initiation factor IF-5A: protein MPREQKQVRELQEGSYVMMDDAPCKINHYSTAKPGKHGSAKARVEGKGVFDDKKRSLSQPVDAKVWVPIIERKQGQVVNVSGDEVQVMDLDTYDTFTMRIPEGEDFTSDDNIEYLDYEGQRKILG from the coding sequence ATGCCGCGAGAGCAGAAGCAGGTTCGCGAACTCCAGGAGGGCAGCTACGTGATGATGGACGACGCGCCCTGTAAGATCAACCATTACAGCACCGCCAAACCCGGCAAACACGGCAGCGCCAAGGCCCGCGTCGAGGGCAAGGGCGTCTTCGACGACAAGAAGCGCTCACTCTCGCAGCCGGTCGACGCGAAAGTGTGGGTGCCGATCATCGAGCGCAAGCAGGGGCAGGTCGTCAACGTCAGCGGCGACGAGGTCCAGGTGATGGACTTAGACACCTACGACACGTTCACGATGCGCATCCCCGAGGGCGAGGACTTCACCTCGGACGACAACATCGAGTACCTCGATTACGAGGGCCAACGGAAGATCCTCGGGTAA
- a CDS encoding aminotransferase class I/II-fold pyridoxal phosphate-dependent enzyme — translation MRIDPFGLERWFAEYEHEADIMLAESGIRSLDASRFDLDPGKLGYVIPTNGDPDFRESVGDRYDRSADEVLFTCGTQEANFLTFLSLLGDESGLGEEEVGSGTHAVVVTPTYQALHAVPDAFGDVTRVELEPPEWKLDPEAIADAARDDTAVIVVNNPNNPTGQYHDEAAMRAVYDVAVERDAYLLCDEVYRLLAEEPQPPVASYGAHGISTTSLTKAYGLAGLRFGWIAGPEPVVERAWRWKDYTTISPSLFGQHVAKQALGRREDRILSENRELAAAHRDRVADWVDDHDLDWLDPVGVNAFVTVPDGFDNAEAFCRTVVEEASVVLAPGHLFGFPDRFRIGFGLPTDELEEGLDRVSSVIESAGGASAEGDAVTRGGGDD, via the coding sequence ATGCGCATCGACCCGTTCGGCCTCGAACGCTGGTTCGCGGAGTATGAACACGAGGCCGACATCATGCTGGCGGAAAGCGGCATCCGGTCGCTCGACGCGAGCCGGTTCGACCTCGACCCGGGGAAGCTCGGCTACGTCATCCCGACGAACGGCGACCCCGACTTCCGGGAGTCGGTCGGCGACCGCTACGACCGGTCAGCCGACGAAGTGCTCTTCACCTGCGGCACGCAGGAGGCGAACTTCCTGACGTTCCTCTCGCTGCTCGGTGACGAGTCCGGCCTCGGCGAGGAGGAGGTCGGCTCCGGCACGCACGCCGTCGTCGTCACGCCGACGTATCAGGCGCTCCACGCCGTGCCGGACGCGTTCGGCGACGTGACCCGCGTCGAACTGGAGCCGCCCGAGTGGAAACTGGACCCCGAGGCGATCGCCGACGCGGCCCGCGACGACACCGCGGTGATCGTCGTCAACAACCCCAACAATCCGACCGGACAGTACCACGACGAGGCCGCGATGCGGGCGGTCTACGACGTCGCGGTCGAGCGCGACGCATACCTGCTCTGTGACGAGGTGTACCGCCTGCTCGCCGAGGAGCCGCAGCCGCCGGTCGCGAGCTACGGCGCGCACGGCATCTCGACGACCAGCCTCACGAAGGCGTACGGGCTCGCCGGTCTCCGGTTCGGCTGGATCGCCGGTCCCGAGCCGGTCGTCGAGCGCGCGTGGCGCTGGAAGGACTACACCACCATCTCGCCGAGCCTCTTCGGCCAACACGTCGCGAAGCAGGCGCTCGGCCGGCGCGAGGACCGGATCCTCTCGGAGAACCGCGAGCTGGCGGCCGCCCACCGCGACCGTGTCGCGGACTGGGTCGACGACCACGACCTCGACTGGCTCGACCCCGTCGGCGTCAACGCGTTCGTGACGGTCCCGGACGGCTTCGACAACGCCGAGGCGTTCTGTCGGACGGTCGTCGAGGAGGCGAGCGTCGTCCTCGCGCCCGGTCACCTGTTCGGCTTCCCGGACCGGTTCCGGATCGGGTTCGGCCTCCCGACCGACGAACTGGAGGAGGGACTCGACCGGGTGAGCAGCGTGATCGAGTCCGCCGGCGGGGCGTCCGCCGAGGGCGACGCGGTGACCCGGGGCGGGGGTGACGACTGA
- a CDS encoding AI-2E family transporter, whose amino-acid sequence MILNRQRLLGALLLAVAALAAVVLAEVLRTVVFAVTVAYVLYPLRQQLVRRGLSRRIACVVATAVAFAGATLLVAPLLYALYRRRSELIEILGQIPDVVPISVGGFETVVEIAPFVAAAEAWVRGVAIAVAAAAPVLVLELVVFTFLVYGILYRPAAVATAVFGVVPDEYHDVPTRLHERTRETLYSIYVLQAATAAGTFVLALGVFRILGYGSPVLLAVIAGVLQFVPVVGPSVLVVGLAAGDLVVGETARAVAVLVLGLVVVSFVPDAVIRTQLAGRTGRISPGLYFVGFVGGVLTLGAVGLIVGPLVVSLLLEVIDMLSEHDAPGSSIEERADSPD is encoded by the coding sequence ATGATTCTCAACCGGCAGCGGCTGTTGGGCGCGCTGCTGCTCGCCGTGGCCGCGCTCGCGGCGGTCGTGCTCGCGGAAGTGCTGCGGACGGTCGTCTTCGCGGTCACCGTCGCGTACGTCCTGTATCCCCTCCGTCAACAGCTCGTCCGCCGCGGACTCTCGCGTCGGATCGCGTGCGTCGTCGCCACCGCCGTCGCCTTCGCGGGTGCCACGCTCCTCGTCGCGCCGCTGCTGTACGCGCTGTACCGGCGGCGGTCAGAGCTGATCGAGATCCTCGGACAGATTCCCGATGTCGTCCCGATCAGCGTCGGCGGGTTCGAGACGGTCGTCGAGATCGCGCCGTTCGTCGCGGCCGCCGAGGCGTGGGTTCGGGGGGTCGCGATCGCGGTCGCGGCCGCCGCGCCGGTGCTCGTATTGGAGCTCGTCGTCTTCACGTTCCTCGTCTACGGCATCCTCTATCGCCCGGCAGCGGTTGCCACGGCCGTCTTCGGCGTCGTCCCGGACGAGTACCACGACGTCCCGACCCGGCTCCACGAACGGACGCGGGAGACGCTGTACTCGATCTACGTCCTTCAGGCCGCGACGGCGGCCGGGACCTTCGTCCTCGCGCTCGGCGTGTTTCGGATCCTCGGCTACGGCTCTCCGGTCCTGTTGGCGGTCATCGCCGGCGTCCTCCAGTTCGTCCCCGTCGTGGGTCCGAGCGTGCTCGTCGTCGGGTTGGCCGCGGGCGACCTCGTGGTCGGCGAGACCGCGCGGGCGGTCGCCGTGTTGGTACTGGGGCTCGTCGTCGTCTCCTTCGTCCCCGACGCGGTGATCCGGACGCAGCTCGCCGGCCGGACCGGCCGGATCTCGCCGGGGTTGTACTTTGTCGGATTCGTCGGCGGGGTCCTCACGCTCGGCGCGGTCGGACTCATCGTCGGCCCGCTCGTCGTGTCGCTGCTGCTCGAAGTGATCGACATGCTCTCCGAACACGACGCGCCGGGGTCATCGATCGAAGAACGGGCGGACTCGCCCGACTGA
- a CDS encoding succinic semialdehyde dehydrogenase: protein MSSTDPPTAVGDAPTLTARRLDVLGDRVARSRPADDGDEADGSDADGDRDALDVFAPATTERIGRVPACDAADVESAVERAREAQAEWAETPATERARIVDRFGDLVVDRREELLDVLQVETGKSRRTAVEELFDVPTGCSYVAREAPDALAEERRRGVAPGITTATVTREPVGVVGVISPWNYPLTLSMADAIPALAAGNAVVLKPDEKTPYGALLLSELLEVAGLPDDLFQVVTGEGPTVGPPLIDAVDYVAFTGSTATGRVIAERAGRNLIGCSLELGGNNPLVVLGDADIDEVARGAVQACFSNAGQLCLSAERIYVVESAYDAFLDAFVREAEALTLGTGYDYDADLGSLVDADQLARVESHVGDARERGATVETGGRARPDVAPYCYEPTILTGVDSDATVACEETFGPVAVVTPVPDAEAAVAAANDSPYGLNASVWTGDRERGAELAREIDCGTVNVNDAFLATWGAVDAPMGGFGDSGLGRRHGPEGIRRYTETRTVGVSRVGSLTFPDRIPTDWFVRGAFAGMRVARGARRGVDALRRRLSRR, encoded by the coding sequence ATGTCCTCGACGGACCCCCCAACCGCGGTCGGCGACGCCCCGACCCTCACGGCGCGACGGCTCGACGTCCTCGGCGACCGCGTGGCGCGTTCCCGGCCCGCGGACGACGGCGACGAAGCCGACGGCAGCGACGCCGACGGCGACCGCGACGCGCTCGACGTGTTCGCCCCGGCAACGACCGAGCGGATCGGGCGCGTTCCGGCCTGCGACGCCGCCGACGTCGAGAGCGCGGTTGAGCGCGCTCGCGAGGCACAGGCCGAGTGGGCCGAGACCCCGGCGACGGAGCGCGCCCGGATCGTCGACCGGTTCGGCGACCTCGTCGTCGACCGCCGCGAGGAGCTGCTCGACGTGCTTCAGGTCGAGACCGGGAAGTCGCGGCGCACCGCGGTCGAGGAGCTGTTCGACGTGCCGACCGGCTGCTCGTACGTCGCGCGCGAAGCGCCCGACGCGCTCGCCGAGGAGCGCCGCCGCGGGGTCGCGCCCGGGATCACGACCGCGACGGTCACCCGCGAGCCGGTCGGCGTCGTCGGCGTGATCTCGCCGTGGAACTACCCGCTCACGCTGTCGATGGCGGACGCGATCCCCGCGCTGGCCGCGGGCAACGCCGTCGTGCTCAAGCCGGACGAGAAGACGCCGTACGGCGCGTTGCTTCTCTCCGAACTGCTCGAAGTCGCCGGCCTGCCCGACGACCTCTTTCAGGTCGTCACCGGCGAGGGACCGACCGTCGGCCCGCCGCTGATCGATGCCGTCGACTACGTCGCGTTCACCGGCAGCACGGCGACCGGCCGGGTCATCGCAGAGCGCGCGGGCCGAAACCTGATCGGCTGCTCGCTGGAGCTCGGCGGCAACAACCCCCTCGTCGTGCTCGGGGACGCCGACATCGACGAGGTCGCGCGCGGCGCGGTCCAGGCCTGCTTCTCGAACGCGGGGCAGCTCTGTCTCTCCGCCGAGCGGATCTACGTCGTCGAGTCCGCGTACGACGCCTTCCTCGACGCGTTCGTCCGCGAGGCCGAGGCGCTGACGCTCGGGACCGGCTACGACTACGACGCCGACCTCGGCTCGCTCGTCGACGCCGACCAGCTGGCCCGCGTCGAGTCGCACGTCGGCGACGCCCGGGAGCGCGGCGCGACCGTCGAGACCGGCGGGCGCGCCCGACCCGACGTCGCCCCGTACTGCTACGAGCCGACGATACTGACCGGCGTCGACTCGGACGCGACCGTCGCCTGCGAGGAGACGTTCGGCCCCGTCGCGGTCGTGACGCCGGTCCCGGACGCCGAGGCCGCGGTCGCGGCCGCCAACGACTCGCCGTACGGCCTGAACGCGAGCGTCTGGACCGGGGATCGGGAGCGCGGTGCCGAGCTCGCCCGCGAGATCGACTGCGGCACGGTGAACGTCAACGACGCGTTCCTCGCGACGTGGGGCGCGGTCGACGCGCCGATGGGCGGGTTCGGCGACTCCGGGCTCGGCCGCCGACACGGGCCGGAGGGGATCCGACGGTACACCGAGACGCGGACGGTCGGCGTCTCCCGGGTCGGATCCTTGACGTTCCCGGACCGGATCCCGACCGACTGGTTCGTGCGCGGCGCGTTCGCCGGGATGCGGGTCGCTCGCGGAGCGCGCCGGGGCGTCGACGCGCTCCGGCGGCGCTTGTCGCGTCGCTGA